A genomic stretch from Deltaproteobacteria bacterium includes:
- a CDS encoding pyrrolo-quinoline quinone, which yields MPRLLNAGKDGKNWLIPGRDYGNQRFVPLDQINTQNVKSLALRWKFQTGIKDAFQTTPLVADGVMYITTPKNNVIALDAKTGTQLWRYEHTYKTDKFCCGVANRGAGLGYGKVFMATADAGLVALDQKSGKSVWKIALAAPGAGKAETTKALGSSDPLRDATVTGASGAGANMAPLVYKGKVIVGITGAGYGLHLEGKKGQKLGAVVGMAGDYGLRGFLAAFDVETGKEVWRWHTVANKGWEGEWREATQDGAPLHRDIAAEKAAFTKYADAWKTGGGSTWTTPALDPNLGLLFLGVGNPSPQMDGLTRPGDNLYTVSLVALDVETGKIRWHYQQVPHDLWGYDVASPPVLFDTEVDGKHVAVVGQASKTGWFYVNDRTSGKFLYKSEAFVPQEGIFTPPTKEGVRIAPGAGGGASWSPVSYDASSGIVYVAGVHMPTLYTVKEAPAENGQPAQHYTTATMTDEPRWGTLSAIDTRIGKIVWQKKIEKPLIGGVVATKGGLVFVGEGNGKVDAFDAKTGDLLWQYATEAGVNAPPISYEVDGMQYVAIASGGTPLFGNKPGDALLVFALPK from the coding sequence ATGCCTCGCCTGCTGAATGCTGGGAAAGATGGCAAGAATTGGCTCATTCCTGGGCGTGATTATGGCAACCAGCGCTTTGTTCCGCTCGATCAGATCAATACACAGAACGTGAAATCTCTGGCGCTACGCTGGAAGTTTCAAACCGGAATCAAAGATGCGTTTCAGACCACACCGCTGGTTGCTGATGGGGTGATGTACATTACAACACCGAAAAATAATGTCATCGCACTCGATGCGAAAACTGGCACACAGCTGTGGCGTTACGAGCATACCTACAAGACCGACAAATTTTGTTGTGGTGTAGCGAATCGTGGTGCTGGGCTTGGGTACGGTAAAGTGTTCATGGCAACCGCAGATGCTGGCTTGGTTGCATTGGACCAAAAGAGTGGCAAGAGCGTATGGAAGATCGCTCTTGCGGCTCCAGGGGCAGGGAAAGCTGAGACGACAAAAGCATTGGGTTCGTCCGACCCATTACGAGATGCGACCGTGACAGGAGCAAGCGGCGCAGGCGCGAACATGGCGCCATTGGTCTACAAGGGCAAAGTGATCGTGGGTATCACTGGTGCTGGCTATGGTTTACATCTCGAAGGCAAAAAGGGCCAGAAACTTGGTGCTGTAGTTGGTATGGCAGGAGACTATGGTTTGCGGGGATTTCTTGCCGCGTTCGATGTTGAGACCGGCAAAGAAGTGTGGCGCTGGCATACAGTGGCCAACAAAGGCTGGGAAGGTGAATGGCGCGAGGCAACGCAGGACGGTGCGCCACTGCATCGGGATATTGCCGCAGAGAAAGCGGCTTTCACCAAATATGCTGATGCCTGGAAAACTGGTGGTGGGTCGACTTGGACTACTCCCGCGCTAGATCCTAACTTGGGGTTACTCTTCTTGGGTGTCGGCAATCCTTCGCCGCAGATGGATGGACTGACCCGTCCTGGTGATAATCTCTACACCGTGTCTTTAGTCGCGTTGGATGTCGAAACTGGTAAGATCCGCTGGCATTATCAACAAGTGCCACACGACTTGTGGGGCTATGATGTCGCTAGCCCGCCAGTACTGTTTGATACGGAAGTTGACGGCAAGCACGTTGCGGTTGTTGGCCAGGCAAGCAAGACCGGCTGGTTTTATGTGAATGATCGCACCAGCGGCAAGTTTCTTTATAAGTCAGAGGCGTTTGTTCCGCAAGAAGGGATTTTTACGCCACCGACCAAAGAAGGCGTGCGGATTGCTCCAGGAGCGGGTGGCGGCGCGTCGTGGTCACCGGTCTCTTATGATGCGAGCTCGGGCATTGTCTACGTTGCAGGCGTGCACATGCCGACCCTGTATACCGTAAAAGAAGCGCCGGCTGAAAATGGACAACCCGCACAACACTATACGACCGCGACTATGACCGATGAACCGCGCTGGGGAACCTTGAGTGCTATCGATACTCGTATCGGCAAGATCGTCTGGCAAAAGAAAATTGAGAAGCCACTGATTGGTGGTGTCGTAGCAACCAAAGGTGGCCTGGTCTTTGTTGGCGAAGGCAATGGGAAGGTGGATGCATTTGATGCGAAGACTGGAGATCTGCTCTGGCAATATGCAACCGAGGCGGGGGTGAACGCGCCGCCGATCAGCTATGAAGTTGATGGTATGCAATATGTTGCCATCGCCTCGGGCGGGACTCCTCTATTTGGTAACAAACCCGGAGACGCACTGTTAGTGTTTGCGTTACCGAAATGA